The Methanothrix soehngenii GP6 genome has a window encoding:
- a CDS encoding protein translocase SEC61 complex subunit gamma: MDLGVTLPSTNINEYIRVLKLARKPTREEFNMIAKVSMAGIGIIGSIGFVIYALLTELPKMF; the protein is encoded by the coding sequence GTGGATTTAGGCGTCACCTTGCCCTCCACAAACATAAACGAATACATTCGCGTCCTGAAGCTGGCTAGAAAGCCCACCAGAGAAGAGTTCAACATGATCGCCAAGGTATCTATGGCCGGCATAGGGATCATCGGATCCATTGGCTTTGTCATATACGCATTGCTCACAGAACTTCCCAAGATGTTTTGA
- a CDS encoding GerW family sporulation protein, giving the protein MEGLTDILKTITTEMQKSLSPRTAVGDPITVEGKTIVPLMSVGMGFGAGSGTGKETDPAGGAGGGGLGMKPIAVVIIDQHGVRIERMKESRDTLVDHLAEAIPRFVENISRKKESRVEIEGSSQES; this is encoded by the coding sequence ATGGAAGGACTGACCGATATTCTGAAGACCATAACCACGGAGATGCAAAAGTCCCTCTCCCCCCGGACGGCGGTTGGCGATCCCATCACGGTAGAGGGAAAGACCATAGTTCCCCTGATGAGCGTGGGGATGGGCTTTGGCGCTGGGTCTGGGACTGGAAAGGAGACAGATCCCGCTGGAGGGGCAGGCGGGGGTGGCCTGGGGATGAAACCCATAGCAGTGGTGATCATCGACCAGCATGGAGTGAGAATAGAGAGGATGAAGGAGAGCCGTGACACTCTGGTGGATCACCTGGCAGAGGCCATTCCCAGGTTTGTGGAGAACATATCCCGCAAAAAGGAGAGCCGGGTGGAGATAGAGGGCTCAAGCCAGGAGAGCTGA
- a CDS encoding ketopantoate reductase family protein: MNESQSPTYLIYGAGAIGSVLGGFLHKINRSVTFAGRGSHLLAIKEQGLRITGIWGEHLVPPEEIDILSDPLNREKRYSTILLSVKSKDTETAAREAAELLAEDGIMVSIQNGLGNWETIARLVGEKRTVGARVIFGAEIPVPGLAKVTVNADDVLLGEPFCPVNRALLQTLKDDLRLSGIPARAVSKEEIWSALWGKVLYNCSLNPLGAILEVPYGRLGENEETRMIIRGIIEEIFLVCQALKVPLPYKGADDYYRFLLETQLPPTRDHRASMLQDILAKRKTEIEALNGAISRLARENEIPTPYNDLLTLLIKFKEKRESQGPGPQG, encoded by the coding sequence ATGAACGAGAGCCAGAGCCCCACTTATCTAATTTACGGCGCAGGAGCCATTGGAAGCGTCCTGGGAGGCTTCCTGCACAAGATCAATAGATCTGTGACCTTTGCCGGTAGAGGATCTCACCTTTTGGCCATCAAAGAGCAGGGCCTGAGGATAACAGGCATCTGGGGCGAGCACCTCGTCCCTCCAGAGGAGATTGATATTCTTTCCGATCCCCTGAATCGAGAAAAGAGATATTCGACCATCCTCCTATCGGTAAAATCCAAGGACACGGAAACGGCCGCACGGGAGGCAGCAGAATTGCTGGCGGAGGATGGTATCATGGTCTCCATCCAGAATGGTCTGGGCAACTGGGAGACCATCGCCAGGCTCGTGGGCGAGAAAAGGACGGTGGGAGCGCGGGTGATCTTCGGAGCAGAGATTCCAGTTCCCGGACTGGCAAAGGTGACTGTGAACGCAGACGACGTCCTCTTAGGCGAGCCCTTCTGCCCGGTGAACCGGGCCCTATTGCAGACCCTGAAGGACGACCTCCGGCTCTCCGGCATCCCGGCAAGGGCGGTCTCAAAAGAGGAGATCTGGTCCGCCCTCTGGGGAAAGGTGCTCTACAACTGCTCTCTCAATCCCCTGGGAGCCATCTTAGAGGTTCCCTATGGCCGGCTGGGAGAGAACGAGGAGACGAGGATGATCATCAGGGGGATCATAGAGGAGATCTTCCTGGTCTGCCAGGCCCTGAAGGTCCCCCTTCCTTACAAAGGAGCAGATGATTACTACCGCTTTCTATTGGAGACCCAGCTCCCGCCCACCCGGGATCATCGTGCCAGCATGCTGCAGGACATCCTGGCCAAGAGAAAGACGGAGATCGAGGCCCTGAACGGGGCAATCTCCCGCTTAGCCCGTGAGAATGAGATCCCAACACCCTACAACGACCTTCTCACCCTGCTCATAAAGTTCAAGGAGAAGAGGGAGAGCCAGGGTCCGGGTCCCCAGGGCTGA
- a CDS encoding C45 family peptidase, with amino-acid sequence MSTRPDSSWIVNVAGPDKAYSYEMNLYETKRREGPDQIAAANHFLDPTWHIEISDEDSLRRYTNLLNLSEENKGSIDASKMMEIRDVLIEDGGATFLHYTMGGMNFSTNHQVVFVPQTRILWMKTAEQPWQEVNLSSLFS; translated from the coding sequence ATGTCTACCAGGCCGGATTCGTCATGGATAGTAAATGTCGCAGGTCCGGACAAAGCATATTCTTATGAAATGAACCTGTATGAGACAAAGAGAAGAGAAGGACCAGATCAGATCGCGGCCGCCAACCACTTCCTCGATCCTACATGGCATATTGAGATATCCGATGAGGATTCTTTGCGGCGATATACCAACCTATTGAACCTATCCGAAGAGAACAAGGGAAGCATTGATGCGAGCAAGATGATGGAGATTCGGGATGTTCTCATTGAGGACGGCGGAGCCACTTTCCTACATTACACTATGGGTGGCATGAATTTCTCCACCAATCATCAGGTTGTCTTTGTTCCCCAGACCAGAATTCTCTGGATGAAGACTGCAGAACAGCCATGGCAAGAGGTGAACCTGAGCTCTTTGTTCAGCTGA
- a CDS encoding winged helix-turn-helix domain-containing protein encodes MKDDMQSELVAIRSKLSEMHEDLKRFIERSNQQHLESILKGCRSDFSNAIIGYATNEIEQGLERNMEKNCHMREACRSLFSDLLKRNIEQIRDGKVSEESISKARSKLKGLRENARYDQCVRCFSETSRILDKQVDLMHSLNIYRDKGESNEIILALSEERIVDEMIEPLSNKQRIQIMKVLSSETKTFSALSSLTGLRGGNLLFHLQKLLDCGMILQRNERGDYMITEKGYKALRGLAETYMGLNPKKPSAEINESPKVANA; translated from the coding sequence ATGAAAGATGATATGCAAAGCGAGCTTGTTGCGATCCGATCAAAGCTTTCAGAAATGCATGAAGATTTAAAGAGATTTATTGAACGGTCAAATCAGCAACATCTCGAATCCATCCTCAAAGGTTGCAGAAGCGATTTCTCTAATGCTATCATAGGTTATGCGACAAATGAGATTGAGCAAGGACTGGAAAGAAATATGGAGAAAAACTGCCATATGAGGGAGGCCTGTAGATCGTTATTCAGTGACTTATTAAAAAGAAACATAGAACAGATAAGAGATGGCAAAGTATCTGAGGAATCTATTAGCAAGGCCAGATCGAAATTAAAAGGACTAAGAGAGAATGCTCGCTATGACCAATGCGTCAGATGTTTCTCAGAAACCTCAAGAATTCTCGATAAACAGGTAGATCTTATGCATTCTCTTAACATATATAGGGACAAAGGTGAATCGAACGAAATTATTCTCGCACTATCCGAGGAACGAATAGTTGATGAGATGATTGAGCCTTTAAGCAATAAGCAGCGAATACAGATTATGAAAGTTCTTTCATCCGAGACAAAGACTTTTTCAGCACTTTCAAGCCTCACGGGGCTTCGGGGCGGTAACTTGCTCTTCCATTTGCAGAAATTGTTGGATTGTGGTATGATCTTGCAGCGTAATGAAAGAGGGGATTACATGATCACAGAAAAAGGATACAAGGCTTTGAGAGGATTAGCTGAGACGTATATGGGCTTGAATCCCAAAAAACCTTCTGCAGAAATAAATGAGAGTCCAAAAGTAGCGAACGCCTAG
- a CDS encoding MTH865 family protein, whose translation MNVKDEIHAQIEGALKNAKFPINTPEELLAAMPQGAATKCKAGDVELTAGDAGKVLEATDFPFKSAKQVADVIVQRAGL comes from the coding sequence ATGAATGTAAAAGACGAGATACATGCCCAGATAGAAGGCGCGCTTAAGAATGCAAAGTTTCCAATCAACACGCCCGAAGAGCTTTTAGCAGCGATGCCTCAGGGAGCAGCTACAAAGTGCAAGGCAGGAGATGTCGAGCTTACAGCAGGGGATGCTGGAAAAGTCTTGGAGGCCACTGACTTTCCATTTAAAAGTGCTAAACAGGTTGCAGATGTTATAGTCCAAAGAGCAGGGCTATAA
- a CDS encoding pyridoxamine 5'-phosphate oxidase family protein yields the protein MVNMPKDVRETLEKQKPIPIATANKAGVPNVVFVGLLKILDDETLMLADNFFNKTAANLEENPKISILCYDPQTSKSFQIKGSAKVHKEGQVYEDMRNFVHGINDKLPAKAAVIVQIEEIYNALYGPGAGAKIA from the coding sequence ATGGTGAATATGCCGAAAGATGTCAGGGAGACACTTGAAAAGCAAAAGCCCATTCCAATAGCCACAGCAAATAAAGCAGGCGTGCCGAATGTTGTCTTTGTTGGGCTTTTGAAGATACTCGATGATGAGACATTGATGTTGGCGGACAACTTCTTTAATAAGACAGCGGCTAACCTGGAAGAGAATCCAAAGATTTCGATACTCTGCTACGATCCCCAAACCAGTAAATCCTTCCAGATCAAGGGAAGCGCAAAAGTCCACAAAGAAGGCCAGGTTTATGAGGATATGAGAAATTTTGTGCATGGCATCAACGACAAACTACCCGCAAAAGCAGCAGTTATAGTGCAGATCGAGGAGATATACAACGCCCTGTATGGACCAGGAGCAGGTGCGAAAATAGCTTAA
- a CDS encoding methanogenesis marker 8 protein yields MSEHIIEMAKALVKVKDGMIEVLIKPTIRHCPLRNDLYGFEEENHKTVEKVLRRHIEEFGMYGPNRVLESDQKPVSFGASEIIVDAMTEGLVDAAVVVCEGAGTVIITRPEVLQAVGAHMTGLISTEPIKEIQDGLKQKGCLLLDKQCTIDQVEGYIMAVEAGFRKIVVTITGHKASEAKRLQELGEISGVKPVVVSVHNTGISVEEAETLSDYCDIVWACASKQVREIVGKRSKLQIGISIPVFGMTQAGKQLILNRALHFEDGLIIHRASLPYTPIEKQPEPLM; encoded by the coding sequence ATGTCAGAGCACATTATAGAAATGGCCAAAGCCCTGGTGAAAGTGAAGGACGGGATGATCGAAGTACTGATCAAACCCACAATCCGCCATTGTCCATTAAGGAACGACTTGTATGGCTTCGAGGAAGAAAACCACAAGACCGTAGAAAAGGTCTTGAGAAGGCATATCGAAGAATTCGGGATGTACGGTCCCAATCGTGTACTGGAGAGCGATCAGAAGCCAGTGAGCTTCGGAGCTTCGGAAATCATAGTGGATGCCATGACAGAGGGTCTTGTGGATGCCGCAGTAGTTGTCTGTGAAGGTGCAGGAACGGTGATAATCACAAGACCAGAAGTGCTTCAGGCCGTGGGGGCACACATGACAGGTCTTATAAGCACCGAGCCTATTAAAGAGATACAGGATGGTTTGAAACAGAAAGGTTGCTTGCTTCTTGATAAGCAATGCACGATTGATCAGGTCGAAGGTTATATAATGGCAGTGGAGGCTGGTTTCAGGAAAATAGTTGTGACCATAACCGGACATAAGGCATCAGAGGCTAAGCGGTTACAGGAACTGGGCGAAATCTCCGGTGTTAAACCGGTCGTCGTTTCAGTTCATAATACAGGCATTAGCGTTGAAGAAGCGGAAACTTTGTCTGATTATTGTGATATTGTATGGGCCTGCGCCTCAAAGCAGGTTAGGGAAATAGTAGGAAAAAGATCGAAGCTTCAGATCGGAATCTCTATCCCGGTCTTCGGAATGACTCAGGCGGGAAAGCAGCTGATACTGAATCGGGCATTACATTTCGAAGACGGACTGATCATTCATCGGGCAAGTTTACCGTATACGCCTATTGAAAAGCAACCTGAGCCGCTAATGTAG
- a CDS encoding IS1634 family transposase: MKLSTLSLDHLGLVAAIFDALGISEVIDESIPKTRNCKLSHSAIIKALVINGLGFAERRLYIFPSYFENLALERLFNPGVVPEDFNEDVVGRTLDRINKFGSTALFNNIAIKCMQQLAFGTNIYHVDTTSFGVHGDYEGLDCKPAMEITLGHPKDGRWDLKQFIVSMVTNQCGIPLFVQAHSGNKSDKKTLIETIQMFKSNLDFSGKNYFAADSALFSSENIRLLGDSTLWITRVPTTVREVKDLQRRDLEMKTCSDDRYSILETEINYGGIDQKWVVVDSREMHASKAKTFDRRIGKEFTETRKSLKKLGYIVFACEADARKAADRWISENPHFTLTGLSICEISKRIDSKRGRPKKGEQLEKGYLIEGEVQRNEAMIANERARLGRFVLASNDKTLDGELMLQYYKGQNAVEKGFRFLKDKSFRVAEVYLKKEERIEALSMIMVLSLLIYSIAEWMIRKRLKESGETVLNQLGKPTQCPTLKWIFQKFRNINEAIIELKGSVHREVINLNEEQIKIIKLFGLGCEKCYIG, translated from the coding sequence ATGAAATTATCAACGCTATCGCTTGACCACTTAGGGTTAGTTGCCGCGATATTCGATGCTTTGGGAATTTCAGAGGTGATTGATGAATCGATTCCTAAGACTCGTAACTGCAAACTGAGCCATTCTGCGATAATAAAAGCATTGGTGATCAACGGATTGGGTTTCGCGGAACGCAGACTGTATATATTTCCCAGCTACTTTGAAAATTTAGCGCTAGAACGTCTTTTTAATCCTGGTGTCGTCCCGGAAGATTTTAACGAGGATGTTGTCGGCAGAACCCTCGACCGAATCAATAAATTCGGCTCGACAGCTCTTTTCAATAATATAGCCATTAAATGCATGCAACAGCTCGCTTTTGGCACTAATATCTACCATGTTGATACCACGAGTTTTGGTGTTCATGGCGATTACGAAGGACTGGACTGCAAGCCTGCTATGGAGATAACTCTTGGTCATCCTAAAGACGGTCGCTGGGATCTAAAACAGTTCATTGTGAGCATGGTGACCAATCAATGCGGTATTCCTCTCTTTGTCCAGGCTCATTCAGGAAATAAATCGGATAAGAAAACTCTTATTGAGACGATTCAGATGTTCAAGTCGAATCTGGACTTCTCCGGAAAGAACTACTTTGCGGCAGATAGCGCCCTCTTCAGTTCCGAGAATATTCGTCTTCTTGGCGATAGCACTCTATGGATAACTCGTGTTCCAACAACCGTTCGTGAGGTTAAAGATCTTCAGAGACGAGATCTAGAGATGAAAACATGCTCTGATGATCGATATAGTATCCTTGAGACGGAAATTAACTATGGTGGAATAGATCAGAAGTGGGTTGTGGTCGATTCCAGAGAAATGCATGCTAGTAAGGCAAAGACTTTCGATAGACGGATAGGCAAAGAGTTCACTGAAACGCGAAAATCGCTTAAGAAACTGGGATATATAGTTTTTGCGTGTGAAGCTGATGCCAGAAAGGCTGCAGATCGATGGATATCGGAAAATCCTCATTTCACACTAACTGGCTTAAGTATATGTGAAATCTCCAAACGCATCGACTCAAAAAGAGGCCGTCCAAAGAAGGGTGAGCAGCTTGAGAAAGGCTATCTCATTGAAGGAGAAGTTCAGCGAAATGAGGCAATGATCGCTAACGAGAGAGCTAGACTTGGCAGATTCGTCCTGGCGAGTAACGATAAGACTCTCGATGGGGAGTTGATGCTTCAATATTACAAAGGCCAAAACGCTGTCGAGAAAGGCTTTCGATTCCTAAAAGACAAAAGCTTCCGAGTGGCAGAAGTCTATCTCAAGAAAGAGGAACGGATCGAAGCTCTATCCATGATAATGGTTCTATCTCTGTTGATCTATTCGATTGCAGAATGGATGATTCGGAAGAGGCTGAAAGAATCAGGAGAAACTGTGTTAAACCAGCTAGGGAAACCCACGCAATGTCCTACGTTGAAATGGATATTCCAGAAGTTCAGGAATATAAATGAGGCAATTATTGAACTGAAGGGATCGGTTCATCGAGAGGTCATTAATCTAAATGAAGAACAAATTAAAATTATCAAGTTGTTCGGCCTAGGATGTGAAAAATGCTATATCGGATGA
- the cdhC gene encoding CO dehydrogenase/CO-methylating acetyl-CoA synthase complex subunit beta, giving the protein MTAEVKLDISPMYEGERIRKEDLWVEMGGPKADGFELSIATLMDQIEDGKVNIIGPDLKDIKEGSTIPFGMSFKVGGEKVEKDLESIIERRNHSLLSYISGLMHLNQRYDIWMRLGKSLQKKGVTSWEQIFKPVIELYKAEMPFIEKMEVTVVTDPAKVKEELASAMTIYKARDERAKGLHDEDVDVFYGCTLCQAFAPTSSCVVTPDRPSLCGAITWFDGRAAAKVDPEGPQFPIPKTGLKDAIAGEYESVNEAAAKRSGGEYNIMKLYTFFDAPHTSCGCFETIGFYIPEVDGIGLADRDFKGSAPNGLPFSTMAGQTGGGKQVVGFLGIGILYYFSSKFLQADGGWRRIVWMSKNLKERVKEGIPEEIYSKIATEEDARDISSLKEFLLEVDHPVVEGVVRPVDDKKITEGWKLEEVTDEDKQRVISFIEETGGEFTSSDIRSKLRLSEGQLMQVVEVLQEEGILE; this is encoded by the coding sequence ATGACCGCAGAAGTTAAGTTGGATATTTCCCCCATGTATGAAGGGGAACGCATCAGGAAAGAGGACCTGTGGGTGGAGATGGGCGGCCCGAAAGCAGATGGATTCGAGCTAAGCATAGCAACACTTATGGATCAGATCGAGGATGGAAAGGTGAATATCATCGGTCCCGACCTCAAAGATATCAAAGAGGGCTCAACCATACCCTTCGGAATGAGCTTCAAGGTTGGCGGTGAGAAGGTCGAGAAGGACCTGGAATCAATCATCGAGAGGCGCAATCATTCCCTTCTCTCTTATATCAGCGGCTTAATGCACCTGAATCAAAGGTACGACATCTGGATGAGACTGGGCAAAAGTTTGCAGAAGAAGGGTGTGACCTCGTGGGAACAGATATTCAAACCGGTCATCGAGCTGTACAAGGCTGAGATGCCCTTCATAGAGAAAATGGAGGTCACGGTGGTTACCGATCCAGCAAAGGTGAAAGAGGAACTTGCCAGTGCCATGACCATCTACAAGGCTCGTGATGAACGCGCCAAGGGGCTGCACGATGAGGATGTCGATGTATTCTATGGATGCACTCTTTGCCAAGCATTTGCTCCTACAAGCTCATGTGTAGTAACTCCTGATAGGCCATCCCTATGTGGTGCTATCACCTGGTTCGATGGACGCGCTGCGGCCAAGGTAGATCCAGAAGGACCCCAATTTCCGATACCTAAAACAGGGCTTAAGGACGCAATTGCTGGTGAGTATGAAAGCGTCAACGAGGCAGCTGCAAAGAGATCTGGTGGTGAGTATAATATCATGAAGCTATATACCTTCTTCGACGCCCCTCATACCTCCTGCGGATGCTTCGAGACCATAGGTTTCTACATACCTGAGGTTGACGGCATAGGATTAGCGGATCGTGATTTCAAAGGCTCAGCTCCCAACGGATTGCCTTTCTCGACCATGGCAGGACAGACTGGCGGCGGCAAGCAGGTTGTGGGATTCCTGGGGATAGGCATTCTGTACTACTTCTCATCTAAGTTCTTGCAGGCAGATGGCGGCTGGAGAAGGATCGTATGGATGTCCAAGAATCTCAAGGAGAGAGTAAAGGAAGGAATTCCAGAGGAGATATATAGCAAGATCGCTACTGAAGAGGATGCTAGAGATATCTCCTCCCTCAAAGAGTTCCTACTCGAGGTCGACCATCCGGTCGTAGAAGGTGTTGTGAGACCTGTCGATGACAAGAAGATTACTGAAGGGTGGAAGTTAGAGGAAGTCACCGATGAGGATAAGCAAAGGGTCATCTCATTCATCGAGGAAACCGGGGGAGAGTTCACGTCCTCAGATATACGTTCCAAGCTAAGACTGAGTGAAGGACAACTGATGCAAGTAGTCGAGGTATTGCAGGAAGAAGGCATTCTAGAATGA
- a CDS encoding metallophosphoesterase family protein: MLTEDKSKPSNVRTGFACYTFEPKSNIPIKVIVLDDTQRDDDLNNPDSLGYGHASLDNERYDWLVKELDKGQAEGKLMIIAAHIPISVEQADSMMGWNPAAPISEAQLISKLHEYPNLILWIAGHRHLNIVTALKSPDAARPELGFWEVETASLRDFPQQLRTFEIVRNSDNTVSIFATDVDPAVREGSLAAISRSYAAATRQIFNMTPDPMSTGSYDAELVKQLTPEMQAKLSVVGGGI, from the coding sequence GTGTTAACAGAGGATAAATCGAAGCCCTCTAATGTAAGGACGGGATTCGCCTGCTATACTTTCGAGCCGAAGTCGAATATACCGATCAAGGTTATCGTTCTTGACGATACCCAAAGGGATGATGATCTCAACAACCCAGATTCTCTCGGCTATGGACATGCCTCTCTCGACAACGAACGATATGACTGGCTTGTAAAAGAACTTGATAAGGGTCAGGCTGAAGGCAAGCTCATGATCATCGCAGCTCACATACCTATAAGCGTCGAACAGGCAGATTCAATGATGGGGTGGAACCCAGCAGCTCCAATATCCGAAGCGCAGCTGATTTCCAAACTCCATGAATATCCGAATCTCATCCTGTGGATCGCGGGACATCGTCATCTCAATATCGTTACCGCACTAAAATCACCGGATGCTGCCCGTCCTGAACTCGGCTTTTGGGAGGTTGAAACCGCGTCATTAAGGGATTTCCCTCAGCAGCTGCGCACTTTCGAGATTGTCCGCAACAGCGACAATACTGTTTCAATCTTTGCGACCGACGTTGATCCGGCAGTCCGAGAGGGGTCGCTCGCTGCAATATCGCGTTCTTATGCGGCAGCAACTCGGCAGATATTCAACATGACACCAGATCCAATGTCCACTGGTTCATACGATGCAGAGCTTGTCAAGCAATTGACTCCGGAAATGCAGGCAAAATTGTCAGTTGTGGGAGGTGGGATTTAG
- a CDS encoding deoxycytidylate deaminase, with protein sequence MPSIERPGLDEYFMEIAIVVAKRSTCLRNQVGALFVKNKRILTTGYNGAPAGLDHCDVVGCAREGVQSGTRHELCRAVHAEQNAIIQAAMHGISIEGATLYCTHQPCILCAKMMINARVAKVVYLHCYPDQTALDFLEQAGIEVVRVEEEVLI encoded by the coding sequence ATGCCCTCTATCGAACGTCCCGGCCTGGATGAGTACTTTATGGAGATAGCCATAGTGGTGGCCAAGCGCTCCACCTGTCTGCGCAACCAGGTGGGAGCTCTCTTTGTGAAGAACAAGAGGATCCTGACCACGGGGTATAACGGCGCGCCTGCGGGTCTCGATCACTGCGATGTGGTGGGCTGCGCCCGGGAAGGTGTCCAGAGCGGCACCCGCCACGAATTATGCCGGGCGGTGCACGCCGAGCAGAACGCCATCATCCAGGCGGCGATGCACGGCATCTCCATCGAGGGAGCGACGCTCTACTGCACCCACCAGCCCTGCATCCTCTGCGCCAAGATGATGATCAACGCCCGAGTGGCCAAGGTGGTCTACCTGCACTGCTACCCCGACCAGACTGCACTGGATTTTCTAGAGCAGGCGGGAATTGAGGTGGTGAGGGTGGAGGAAGAAGTCTTGATATAA
- the lysS gene encoding lysine--tRNA ligase: MSIHWADVIAEKLEGSGPHTIATGITPSGPVHIGNMREVMTAEAVYRALLDRGVQARLIYIADTFDRLRRLYPFLPESFNEHIGKPLSQIPCPEGCCASYADHFLTPFLKSMERLGIKPEVYRADVLYKEGKYNDAIKTAFSRKDDIARILKEVSGRAVPEGWSPFDAICKVCGRTNTTHVTGFDLDAETVDYVCSCGSQGTVSMAGGGKLVWRVDWPARWPIFRVTVEPFGKDHATAGGSYDTGKRISEEIYGYPAPFPMVYEWIHLKGVGAMHSSTGIVVTIQEMLDVVPPEVLRYLIIRNKPEKHIEFDPGLPLLSLVDEYDQRKGDERAIELSNISKSGPFEIPFRHMVTAVQIARGDEEQLFVALKRSGYDVISRREEILGRARNVLVWLEKYAPKYVKFQLQETLPAAVNNLSPAERQALGLLAGRIEDKSAAEIHDLVYVVAKEMDLDSKKFFQAIYLTFLGDRQGPKVGWFLASLDRDFVRSRLAAAASPA, translated from the coding sequence ATGTCTATTCACTGGGCTGATGTCATAGCCGAGAAGCTGGAAGGCTCTGGCCCCCATACCATCGCCACCGGCATTACCCCCTCCGGACCGGTTCACATCGGCAACATGCGCGAGGTCATGACCGCAGAGGCCGTCTATCGCGCTCTCCTGGACAGAGGGGTACAAGCGCGTCTGATCTACATCGCCGACACCTTCGACCGGCTGCGCCGGCTCTACCCCTTCCTGCCGGAGAGCTTCAATGAGCATATAGGCAAGCCCCTCTCCCAGATACCCTGCCCTGAGGGCTGCTGCGCCAGCTATGCCGACCATTTCCTCACTCCCTTCCTGAAGAGCATGGAAAGGCTCGGCATAAAACCGGAGGTCTACCGGGCAGATGTCCTCTACAAAGAGGGCAAATACAACGATGCCATCAAGACCGCCTTCTCCCGGAAGGACGACATAGCTCGCATACTGAAAGAGGTCAGTGGCCGCGCAGTCCCCGAGGGCTGGAGCCCGTTTGATGCCATCTGCAAGGTCTGCGGCCGGACGAACACCACTCACGTTACGGGATTCGACCTGGATGCCGAGACAGTGGACTATGTCTGCTCCTGCGGCAGCCAGGGCACTGTCTCCATGGCAGGCGGGGGAAAGCTGGTCTGGCGAGTGGACTGGCCGGCCCGCTGGCCCATATTCCGGGTGACTGTGGAGCCCTTCGGCAAAGATCATGCCACTGCGGGCGGCTCATACGATACCGGCAAGAGGATCAGCGAGGAGATCTATGGCTATCCCGCTCCTTTCCCCATGGTCTACGAATGGATCCACCTCAAGGGAGTGGGAGCCATGCACAGCTCCACCGGGATTGTGGTCACCATCCAGGAGATGCTGGACGTCGTCCCGCCCGAGGTCCTGCGTTACCTGATCATCCGGAACAAGCCGGAAAAGCACATCGAGTTCGACCCCGGCCTGCCGCTATTGAGCCTGGTGGACGAGTACGACCAGAGAAAAGGGGATGAGAGGGCCATCGAGCTCTCCAACATCAGCAAGAGCGGCCCCTTCGAGATACCATTCAGGCATATGGTCACTGCCGTCCAGATCGCCCGGGGAGATGAGGAACAGCTCTTCGTCGCCCTGAAGAGGTCGGGCTATGATGTCATATCCAGAAGGGAGGAGATCTTGGGCCGAGCAAGGAACGTGCTGGTCTGGCTGGAGAAGTATGCACCCAAATATGTCAAATTCCAGCTGCAGGAGACTCTTCCTGCTGCGGTAAACAACCTCTCCCCCGCCGAACGCCAGGCCCTGGGCCTGCTCGCCGGAAGGATCGAGGATAAGAGCGCTGCCGAGATCCACGATCTGGTCTATGTCGTGGCCAAGGAGATGGACCTGGACTCCAAGAAGTTCTTCCAGGCGATATACCTGACATTTCTGGGAGACAGGCAGGGTCCGAAGGTGGGCTGGTTCCTGGCCAGCCTGGACAGGGATTTTGTCAGGTCCAGGCTAGCAGCGGCCGCTTCCCCTGCCTGA
- a CDS encoding nucleoside 2-deoxyribosyltransferase, with protein sequence MADMGCRHKIYLSGPLFSAGEIAWGRELSSFLRERLANAGVQVIWPYELSINQLEPEEIFGENLRALDRCDLMVAILDGPLVDDGTAWEIGRFFLQGKKVLGIRTDIRKAGESERSRVNLMIEFSCLSISSNIDELYSELERQLD encoded by the coding sequence ATGGCGGATATGGGCTGCCGGCATAAGATCTATCTCTCGGGTCCCCTTTTCTCCGCGGGCGAGATCGCCTGGGGAAGAGAGCTCTCTTCCTTTCTGCGCGAGAGGCTGGCAAATGCCGGCGTTCAGGTCATATGGCCCTATGAGCTATCAATAAATCAGTTGGAGCCGGAGGAGATCTTCGGGGAGAACCTGAGAGCTCTGGACCGCTGCGATCTGATGGTGGCCATCCTGGACGGGCCTTTAGTGGATGACGGCACTGCCTGGGAGATCGGCCGATTCTTCCTTCAGGGAAAAAAAGTTCTGGGAATAAGGACGGATATCAGAAAAGCGGGGGAGTCTGAACGATCCCGGGTCAACTTGATGATAGAATTCTCCTGCCTGAGCATATCCTCGAATATCGATGAGCTCTATTCCGAGCTAGAGAGGCAGCTGGATTGA